A stretch of DNA from Dioscorea cayenensis subsp. rotundata cultivar TDr96_F1 chromosome 4, TDr96_F1_v2_PseudoChromosome.rev07_lg8_w22 25.fasta, whole genome shotgun sequence:
AGAGTTCTGTAGGCAAACAAGCATCTTTCAACATGGTTCTGGCCATCTCCGTTACGGTGCGATTTCGCCGTTCAGCGACGCCGTTCTGCTGCGGCGTTCGGGGTGCAGTGAGTTGGTGCTTTATTCCAGTTTCTTCACAGAATGCTCTGAAGGCGCCGGAGGTGAACTCTCCTCCTCGGTCTGAGCGGAAGGCCATCACCGGAGTTGAATATTGCTTCTCAACAGCAAGCTTAAAAACTTTGAACTTCTGTAAAGCTTCACTCTTGTATTGAAGAAAATAGACCCAGCTGTGTCTCGAAAAATCATTAGTTAGGAGAAAGAAGTAAAGGTTACCTCCATAGGATGGGGTCTGCATTGGCCCAACTAGATCTCCGTGCACAAGCTCGAGTGGGGCTGTTGCTCTATATGCCTGCCCTTTTGGAAATGCACGATGAGCTTGTTTTCCAAGAGCACATGCCTCACATGGTTGTATATGGGTGATGTTGGGGAGACCATCAACCAACGCGATGTTCATTGAGATAGTTCGAGCTTCTCTTATTAAGGTGGCCATACCTTCATGCCGTGCAGAGTTGAGAGATCTTCATCTCTCTGTACAACATGAGCAGCAAGCACATCATCTGCTTCTAGTGGGAACAACCTATGAGAGGTCATAGGAATTCTGGCCACTTGTGTGTTAGATTGAACTTCTTTCACAATACATTCTCCATCAGTGAATTCTACCTTGTATCCAGAGCTCATAAGCTGACCTACACTCAGTAGGTTATGCCCCAATTTGGGTACAAACTGTACATTAGTGAGTATATGATTCTTTCCAGAATTGGCCTGAAGAATTACTGGCTAAATCCTGCAACCTGAAGTAAGTTTCCATCTCCAAGTCGGATGTTATGCTGAGGTGTGCTTTCCAGGTTCTTGAATAACCTTCGATCGCCTGACATGTGGTTAGAACAACCACTGTTAATGAGCCACTTCACTCCTTCACTTCTAGTTTCAGTGCTTGCCATGAAAAGAAGACCTTCATCTTGCTCCTTTGCTTCTTCTGTTATGTTTGCTTCTTTACTTCTATACCAGCATTGTGATTTATCATGTCCAAATTTTTTACAGATGAAACACTGCACATTCTTGTGCTGTCTTGAGTTGTCGGCATGGTGAAAGATGTCTGAGTTCCTTCCTCGCCCTCGtcctcttcctctccctctGTTAAAGCCACCACGTCCACGACCTCTTCCTCCTCTATTGAAATGATCACATGATGGAGTGGTCCTCACATGCAGTGCCTTGTCTTCATCTTGGTCACCTGCATTATTCAGAATGGATTCATGGCTCCGAAGTGAGCCACAGAGAGCATCAATTGCGAGGGTATTGAGGTCCTTAGCTTCAACAATGGAAGAGACGACATTTGTGAATCTGGGGGTCAAGCTTCTGAGAATCTTTGTTACCACCGTCTTGTATGGGAACTCTTCTCTAAGCATCTTAATCTGGTAGACGACATCAAGCACTCATGTAATATAATCTTCAATCTTCTCTCCATGCTTCATCTTAGTTGCATCGAGTTCACGATGCAAGGAGTGAAGTCTTACAGTGATATTGTTGGTGTTTCCTTGATAGTGAGTCTTCAGCATATCCCATGCTTGCTTCGCTGTTTTTGCCTCTGTGATTCGAAGAAGAACTCGATCATCCAGGTTCTGTTGAATCAGACAAACAGCTTTTGCATCTTTCTTCATGATTTCTGTGAGACGATTGTCGTCAGGTTCTTCAGCTACCCCCTTCTCAACTATACTCCATAGGTCTTTGGATCTGAAGACAGCCTTCATCTTCAAACTCCATAGATTATAGTTCTCTCCCCTGAAGAGTAGAACATTAGGTTGAGAAGCATTCTAAGAACCAGCTGACATTGTTACCAaattctctgataccactgatgaTGGTAACCAGGATCACTCTCAAGC
This window harbors:
- the LOC120258749 gene encoding uncharacterized protein LOC120258749, which gives rise to MKAVFRSKDLWSIVEKGVAEEPDDNRLTEIMKKDAKAVCLIQQNLDDRVLLRITEAKTAKQAWDMLKTHYQGNTNNITIKMLREEFPYKTVVTKILRSLTPRFTNVVSSIVEAKDLNTLAIDALCGSLRSHESILNNAGDQDEDKALHVRTTPSCDHFNRGGRGRGRGGFNRGRGRGRGRGRNSDIFHHADNSRQHKNVQCFICKKFGHDKSQCWYRSKEANITEEAKEQDEGLLFMASTETRSEGVKWLINSGCSNHMSGDRRLFKNLESTPQHNIRLGDGNLLQVAGFSQ